In Quercus lobata isolate SW786 chromosome 12, ValleyOak3.0 Primary Assembly, whole genome shotgun sequence, a genomic segment contains:
- the LOC115969908 gene encoding fatty-acid-binding protein 1 isoform X2, which translates to MVSLRFPFLFSQPPKPNPKLPHTKPTTTASTFLAASAVVSTAGAAAIAICQDPKDPFLKKALNSLFSNKSNHCSLPLWGSLSLAENSSSSSTVVESKTGVSFPSVLDDSKRLLGIGLRKKSVLGLKNIDVYAFGVYADDNGLKKFLSEKYGKLSNTEFKENKEFNEYLIENDICMTVRLQIVYSKLSIRSVRSAFEESVGSRLQKFGGSDNKDLLQRRASFPKLAAKKGSCVLLSPPPP; encoded by the exons ATGGTCTCCCTGCGCTTTCCATTCTTGTTTTCTCAGCCCCCAAAGCCAAATCCAAAGCTACCTCacaccaaacccaccaccaccgccTCCACTTTCCTCGCCGCCTCCGCCGTAGTATCCACCGCTGGAGCCGCCGCAATAGCCATATGTCAAGATCCAAAAGACCCATTTCTCAAAAAGGCACTGAATTCACTCTTCTCTAATAAGTCCAACCATTGCTCACTACCACTTTGGGGCTCACTTTCTTTAGCTGAAaactcttcctcttcttcaacagTGGTCGAGTCCAAGACTGGGGTCTCGTTCCCTTCGGTTCTAGACGATTCTAAGCGCCTCCTCGGAATTGGGTTAAGGAAAAAAAGCGTGTTGGGGCTCAAGAACATTGATGTTTATGCATTTG GGGTTTATGCTGATGATAAtggcttaaaaaaatttctgagtGAGAAATATGGAAAACTATCTAACACTGAGTTCAAGGAAAACAAGGAGTTTAATGAATATCTCATTGAAAATGATATATGTATGACTGTTAGACTTCAAATAGTCTACAGCAAATTGAGCATCCGTTCTGTACGTAGTGCTTTTGAAGAGTCAGTAGGGAGCAGACTGCAAAAGTTTGGGGGATCGGACAATAAAGATTTGCTTCAAAG AAGAGCCAGTTTTCCAAAGCTTGCTGCCAAAAAGGGGTCCTGTGTTCTCCTCTCTCCCCCTCCCCCCTAG
- the LOC115969908 gene encoding fatty-acid-binding protein 1 isoform X1, with translation MVSLRFPFLFSQPPKPNPKLPHTKPTTTASTFLAASAVVSTAGAAAIAICQDPKDPFLKKALNSLFSNKSNHCSLPLWGSLSLAENSSSSSTVVESKTGVSFPSVLDDSKRLLGIGLRKKSVLGLKNIDVYAFGVYADDNGLKKFLSEKYGKLSNTEFKENKEFNEYLIENDICMTVRLQIVYSKLSIRSVRSAFEESVGSRLQKFGGSDNKDLLQRFTSQFKDEYKIPRGSLIDLSRERGHVLCTKIDGKEVGSIQSQLLCQSILDLYIGKDPFDRQAKEDIEHNLASLLHK, from the exons ATGGTCTCCCTGCGCTTTCCATTCTTGTTTTCTCAGCCCCCAAAGCCAAATCCAAAGCTACCTCacaccaaacccaccaccaccgccTCCACTTTCCTCGCCGCCTCCGCCGTAGTATCCACCGCTGGAGCCGCCGCAATAGCCATATGTCAAGATCCAAAAGACCCATTTCTCAAAAAGGCACTGAATTCACTCTTCTCTAATAAGTCCAACCATTGCTCACTACCACTTTGGGGCTCACTTTCTTTAGCTGAAaactcttcctcttcttcaacagTGGTCGAGTCCAAGACTGGGGTCTCGTTCCCTTCGGTTCTAGACGATTCTAAGCGCCTCCTCGGAATTGGGTTAAGGAAAAAAAGCGTGTTGGGGCTCAAGAACATTGATGTTTATGCATTTG GGGTTTATGCTGATGATAAtggcttaaaaaaatttctgagtGAGAAATATGGAAAACTATCTAACACTGAGTTCAAGGAAAACAAGGAGTTTAATGAATATCTCATTGAAAATGATATATGTATGACTGTTAGACTTCAAATAGTCTACAGCAAATTGAGCATCCGTTCTGTACGTAGTGCTTTTGAAGAGTCAGTAGGGAGCAGACTGCAAAAGTTTGGGGGATCGGACAATAAAGATTTGCTTCAAAG GTTCACTTCACAGTTCAAAGATGAATATAAAATACCACGGGGATCTCTGATAGATCTGTCAAGGGAACGGGGCCATGTACTTTGCACAAAGA TTGACGGAAAGGAGGTGGGAAGTATCCAGAGCCAACTCCTGTGTCAATCAATTCTAGATTTGTATATTGGTAAGGATCCATTTGATAGACAAGCCAAAGAAGACATTGAACACAATTTGGCATCTCTCCTCCATAAGTAG